The Amphiprion ocellaris isolate individual 3 ecotype Okinawa chromosome 6, ASM2253959v1, whole genome shotgun sequence genome contains a region encoding:
- the cdk7 gene encoding cyclin-dependent kinase 7, whose protein sequence is MAVDVKTRAKRYEKLDFLGEGQFATVYKARDKMTDTIVAIKKIKVGHRTEAKDGINRTALREIKLLQELQHPNIIGLLDAFGHKSNISLVFDFMETDLEVIIKDTSLVLTPANIKAYILMTLQGLEYMHQHWVLHRDLKPNNLLLDGNGVLKLADFGLAKSFGSPNRVYTHQVVTRWYRSPELLFGARMYGVGVDTWAVGCILAELLLRIPFLGGDSDLDQLTKIFEALGTPTEETWPGVTSLPDYVAFKIFPGTPLEHIFSAAGDDLLELLQGFFTFNPSTRITATQALKMTYFSNRPGPTPGPQLPRPNCSAEALREKETVGLKRKIEGPETTVMKKKLIF, encoded by the exons ATGGCGGTAGATGTGAAAACCAGAGCCAAGCGATACGAGAAACTGGACTTCCTCGGAGAGGGTCAG TTTGCCACAGTGTACAAAGCCAGGGATAAAATGACTGACACCATCGTTGCCATTAAAAAG ATTAAGGTTGGCCACAGAACTGAAGCTAAAGATG GTATAAATCGGACTGCTCTTCGAGAGATCAAACTACTGCAGGAGCTGCAACATCCTAACATCATTGGG CTTCTGGATGCCTTTGGACATAAATCTAACATCAGCCTGGTGTTTGATTTCATGGAAACAGACCTGGAG gtGATCATCAAAGACACTAGCTTAGTCTTGACTCCAGCCAACATCAAAGCCTACATCCTCATGACTCTGCAGGGATTAGAGTATATGCACCAACACTGGGTCCTACACAGG GATCTAAAGCCCAATAATTTGTTGTTAGATGGCAACGGAGTGTTAAAGTTAGCTGATTTTGGTTTGGCCAAATCTTTTGGGAGCCCTAATAGAGTCTACACGCATCAAGTTGTTACCAG GTGGTACCGCTCCCCCGAGCTCCTGTTTGGTGCCAGGATGTATGGTGTGGGTGTCGACACGTGGGCAGTGGGATGCATCTTGGCAGAGTTACTCCTTCGG ATACCATTTCTTGGTGGAGATTCAGATCTAGACCAGCTGACTAAGATCTTTGAGGCTCTTGGGACACCCACGGAAGAGACATGGCCT GGAGTGACTAGTCTACCAGACTATGTGGCCTTCAAAATATTTCCAGGCACACCTCTGGAGCATATATTTAGTGCAGCTGGAGACGATTTACTTGAGCTACTTCAGGGCTTCTTTACCTTTAATCCATCAACAAGGATCACAGCTACACAG GCTTTAAAGATGACATACTTCAGTAATCGACCCGGTCCCACTCCTGGCCCCCAACTCCCCCGACCGAACTGTTCAGCTGAGGCTTTGAGGGAAAAGGAAACAGTTGGACTCAAGAGAAAAATCGAAGGCCCGGAAACAA
- the setbp1 gene encoding SET-binding protein isoform X1 — MEPRDLVGSARPKEADLKGGRAGPNEEDQEGAGSTGLVRGDDVINGAISEGEGLEEQGEGLMEEQEFSIKEASFQEGSLKLKIQTTKRTKKPPKSLENYICPPEIRMTIRPPMGEGKGGRQGRTGGGAGAGRGPKDEERGPPRKRTYERQFRMPEQREGGLLQLLGDPTPPKHQLRSSLLPAHTPSHTQQTQHTLTQKFQHTHAHQHQISPDWITSTAPSASPAHPADSEPARDLAGASRSSLLDPTQPFSRTATQSPSPQRSLTPDLQLPVVTDASILNLTSLSRGRGLQEVSEQLFGNIKRKYGRKDSQRMLCNPHSADTLWGRQPEKGSESPTNSEERQKYRQEETSERFHEEREERRKEERERTVAGRKGDEEDRGMPMLAEEGKGRKRRRRPSFDESFSVEEQSQQRTLDSDTTEKHQPGPPEPKVAHKRDIIETHKNDSRLTSQADIGGERTEKADRAEKGDKREKGERVDRAERGETATNGPEHESDLSANRIKKNPVGRAKIGADTLKLRESTNHNHINKANLNMNPRLPSPNPSPSPRGSISPTPSPKPRPNISPSPSPRSRTDLSPSPSHSSSPASSRPTKANDRWSYLKAKSHASLTSPQRDNLGSPSTLAEPPSAFPITPSSPLYTNTDSLTVHTPIKRKRGRPKKQPLLTVETIHEGTSTSPLSPLAQESTAGLNRRRKTHTLSPLAQMASPTTNTSSSSLKLKRGRGHSRPVNKMKLGKMQSILNEILSGSSQNGTLALKSSSAPVTTAMSAMASTIEARLGKQINVSKRGTIYIGKKRGRKPRAETQGSNLPKTTKDKPPISVSTSSLYESPAVPSATSSPSSTVPSIRATHSDATMPSLQPISALPSKPAGRGFLSGGWKLSPPRLLANSPSHLSEGASVKEVTLSPISESHSEETIPSDSGIGTDNNSTSDQTEKGHASRRRYSFDLCGFEAAEAAALEASNRGSRARCERQVTAVDNFLSQQEKKQKHHRRKRKCLQSRDHLHFLSELEEVVVKLQQLRVSHRRYTCYPQHPYPSIFRLNFHHYYPITYDSYPCDSSSYLRRSVDLKAKRRRGRPAKTSEPITSKLPFVQGYGYPLAGGNYYAAPYAMPYAPPLSLGYFPPAPPFYLPHHSLGPAPPSPFMRPAVPPPKAFHSSGLSKLQPGAKLRSASGPLQGPSVRGEGLGSLGSGSAGGLAGVRLHKRKHKHKHKHKDEPLLSSRDRQELGGLFSGAKTNARLNMLSERRDFASQGSSKHLEKQRGNGRGSGLGSSLGIFESDQLSTHSLADSQFHSRQTGQPIKSFMSSYSSQSQRSESASDLFLGSREDDCGGRNRRTRLTVFGDQGLMSFQTARQEPGQMNKCPSPSLTGVPSKRRYKRREVEQIQKDVRRMHSLNFEHVQKILRAKRLQRQAKTGNNVIKRRPGRPRKQPLEESEPTTRREEEWVDGRALDMLASRRGDGRTLGMPVLERCDNLPGRQSLRPSLTPEPLEFSNHDSISATIETVVHQARSVLPQAKAGKRRGRGHSRDELWAPTSQ, encoded by the exons ATGGAGCCAAGGGATCTGGTTGGCTCAGCCCGACCCAAAGAGGCGGACCTTAAGGGAGGTAGGGCGGGGCCAAATGAAGAGGACCAAGAAGGAGCAGGAAGCACCGGGTTGGTGCGCGGTGATGATGTGATTAACGGTGCCATCAGCGAAGGGGAGGGGCTAGAGGAGCAGGGGGAGGGGCTTATGGAGGAACAGGAGTTCTCCATCAAGGAAGCAAGTTTCCAGGAGGGAAGTCTAAAGCTGAAGATACAGACCACCAAGCGCACCAAGAAGCCCCCCAAGAGTCTTGAGAACTACATTTGCCCACCTGAGATCAGGATGACCATCAGGCCTCCGATGGGAGAGGGCAAAGGGGGGCGGCAGGGACGAACGGGAGGCGGGGCCGGAGCAGGGCGGGGCCCAAAGGATGAAGAACGAGGACCCCCCAGAAAAAGG ACATACGAGCGCCAGTTCAGAATGccagagcagagagagggaggcctGCTACAACTACTGGGAGATCCCACTCCACCCAAACACCAGCTTCGCAGCTCCCTTCTTCCtgcacacacaccctcacacaccCAGCAAACACAGCACACACTCACGCAAAAATTCCAGCATACTCACGCACACCAACACCAAATCAGTCCAGACTGGATCACATCTACAGCACCTTCTGCATCCCCAGCCCATCCTGCAGATTCTGAGCCAGCCAGAGATTTGGCAGGAGCCAGTAGAAGCTCTTTGCTAGATCCAACCCAACCTTTCTCACGAACAGCAACACAAAGCCCCTCACCACAGAGATCCTTGACTCCAGACCTGCAGCTGCCAGTGGTTACAGATGCCAGTATTCTCAACCTGACCTCTCTCAGCAG GGGGAGGGGTTTGCAAGAGGTCAGTGAACAGCTCTTTGGGAACATCAAGAGGAAGTACGGCAGGAAGGATTCCCAGAGGATGCTCTGTAATCCCCACAGTGCTGATACACTTTGGGGAAGACAGCCAGAGAAAGGCTCAGAAAGCCCAACTAATtcagaggagagacagaagtACAGACAAGAGGAGACCTCTGAGCGGTTCCatgaagaaagagaggaaaggagaaaaGAGGAACGAGAGCGAACGGTTGCTGGGAGGAAAGGAGATGAAGAAGACAGAGGGATGCCCATGCTGGCAGAGGAagggaaaggaagaaaaaggcGAAGGAGGCCTTCTTTTGACGAGTCATTTTCTGTAGAGGAGCAATCACAGCAACGGACTCTGGACTCTGATACTACAGAGAAGCACCAGCCCGGGCCCCCAGAACCCAAAGTAGCACATAAGAGGGACATAATAGAGACTCACAAAAATGATTCTCGACTAACAAGTCAGGCTGACATCGGtggagagaggacagaaaaagcagacagagcagaaaaaggtgataaaagagaaaaaggagagagGGTAGACAGGGCAGAACGAGGAGAAACAGCTACAAATGGGCCTGAACATGAGTCCGATCTGAGtgcaaatagaataaaaaagaacCCTGTGGGTCGTGCTAAGATCGGGGCAGACACCCTTAAACTCAGAGAGTCAACAAATCACAATCACATCAACAAAGCCAATCTTAACATGAACCCCAGACTCCCCAGTCCAAACCCCAGCCCAAGCCCCAGGGGTAGCATTAGTCCTACCCCCAGCCCTAAACCCAGGCCAAACATTAGCCCCAGTCCAAGCCCTAGATCCAGGACGGACCTGAGTCCTAGCCCTAGCCACAGCAGCTCCCCAGCCAGTTCTAGACCAACTAAGGCCAATGACAGATGGTCCTACCTGAAAGCTAAAAGCCATGCTAGCCTCACATCTCCCCAGAGAGACAACTTAGGAAGCCCCTCAACATTGGCTGAGCCACCCTCCGCTTTCCCCATCACCCCCTCTAGTCCGCTCTATACCAACACTGACAGCCTAACTGTCCACACCCCCATCAAGAGGAAACGAGGACGCCCCAAGAAGCAGCCACTGCTAACAGTGGAGACCATTCATGAGGGCACATCCACCTCACCTCTCAGCCCACTGGCACAGGAAAGCACTGCAGGGCTGAACCGTAGGAGAAAGACGCACACACTAAGCCCATTAGCGCAAATGGCCTCCCCAACAACCAACACCAGTTCCAGTAGTCTGAAACTAAAGCGTGGCAGAGGACATTCCAGGCCAGTCAATAAGATGAAGCTTGGGAAAATGCAAAGCATCCTTAATGAGATCCTTTCAGGATCCAGCCAGAATGGCACTCTGGCTCTGAAGTCATCCTCTGCCCCTGTTACCACTGCTATGAGTGCCATGGCGTCCACTATTGAGGCACGGTTGGgaaaacagataaatgtcaGCAAGAGAGGAACCATCTACATTGGGAAGAAGAGAGGGCGGAAACCCAGAGCAGAAACCCAAGGTTCTAACCTTCCTAAAACCACTAAAGACAAGCCACCAATATCTGTCTCCACATCCAGTCTCTATGAAAGCCCTGCAGTGCCTTCTGCCACATCATCTCCCAGTTCTACTGTTCCATCAATAAGAGCCACCCACTCTGATGCCACTATGCCCAGTTTGCAGCCCATCTCAGCCCTGCCCTCCAAACCAGCAGGTAGAGGCTTtctctctggaggatggaaacTGTCTCCTCCACGCCTTTTGGCTAATTCACCTTCCCACCTGTCAGAGGGTGCCTCAGTGAAGGAGGTGACCCTGTCCCCGATCAGCGAGTCTCACAGTGAGGAGACTATTCCCAGTGACAGTGGGATTGGCACAGACAACAACAGCACCTCAGATCAAACTGAGAAGGGGCATGCCTCTAGACGCAG GTACTCCTTTGATCTGTGTGGGTTTGAGGCTGCGGAGGCAGCAGCTCTGGAAGCATCCAACAGGGGCAGCCGAGCACGCTGTGAACGGCAAGTAACTGCCGTTGATAACTTtctgtcacagcaggaaaagaagcaaaaacatcatCGGCGGAAGAGAAAGTGCCTACAGAGCCGGGATCATCTACACTTTCTCTCTGAACTGGAGGAG GTCGTGGTAAAGCTCCAGCAGCTACGAGTGTCTCACAGACGATACACCTGCTACCCCCAGCATCCATATCCTTCCATTTTCCGCCTCAACTTCCATCATTACTACCCCATTACCTACGACTCCTACCCCTGTGACTCCAGCTCGTACCTCCGTAGGAGTGTCGATCTGAAGGCGAAGAGGAGACGCGGTCGTCCAGCCAAAACCAGCGAGCCAATCACATCGAAGCTGCCTTTTGTTCAAGGATATGGTTATCCGCTGGCAGGGGGAAATTACTATGCAGCACCGTATGCGATGCCTTACGCACCTCCTCTGAGTCTGGGCTACTTTCCCCCTGCTCCACCATTTTACCTGCCCCATCACTCATTAGGACCTGCACCTCCATCTCCCTTCATGAGGCCTGCTGTCCCCCCTCCCAAGGCCTTCCACTCCAGTGGACTGTCAAAACTCCAGCCGGGTGCCAAGCTTCGCAGCGCTAGTGGTCCCCTCCAGGGGCCCTCTGTTAGAGGAGAGGGCCTTGGATCTCTGGGCAGTGGCAGTGCAGGTGGTCTTGCAGGGGTTCGTCTCCATAAGAGGAAGCACAAGCATAAACATAAGCACAAGGATGAACCACTCCTTTCATCACGAGATCGGCAGGAGTTGGGCGGACTTTTCAGTGGAGCTAAGACCAATGCACGCCTTAACATGCTGAGTGAGAGGAGGGACTTTGCCAGTCAGGGTTCTTCAAAGCATCTAGAGAAGCAGAGGGGCAATGGTAGAGGCTCAGGCCTGGGATCCAGTTTAGGGATTTTTGAGTCAGACCAGCTGTCAACACACTCTCTTGCTGACAGTCAGTTCCACTCCCGTCAGACTGGACAGCCAATAAAGAGCTTCATGAGCAGCTACAGTAGCCAGTCGCAGCGGTCGGAGTCAGCTTCTGACCTGTTTTTGGGGTCACGGGAGGACGACTGTGGTGGAAGGAACAGGAGGACGAGGCTCACTGTGTTTGGAGATCAGGGCTTAATGTCATTCCAAACTGCCAGGCAGGAGCCAGGACAGATGAACAAGTGTCCCAGTCCATCCCTCACTG GTGTTCCCAGTAAGCGGAGGTATAAACGTCGTGaggtggaacagatccagaagGACGTTAGGAGGATGCATTCTTTGAACTTTGAGCATGTGCAGAAGATCCTCCGTGCCAAACGCCTGCAGCGACAAGCCAAAACGGGAAACAATGTCATCAAAAGACGGCCTGGACGGCCCCGAAAACAACCCTTAGAGGAGTCAGAGCCGACCACCAGGAGGGAGGAAGAATGGGTTGATGGTCGAGCTTTGGACATGTTGGCCAGTAGGAGAGGTGATGGAAGGACTCTGGGAATGCCTGTCCTGGAGCGGTGTGATAACCTGCCAGGTAGGCAGAGCCTCAGGCCCAGCTTGACCCCCGAACCTCTGGAGTTCTCCAATCACGATTCCATCTCAGCAACTATTGAGACTGTGGTGCATCAAGCGCGATCTGTGCTTCCGCAGGCTAAGGCGGGGAAACGCAGAGGCAGGGGCCACAGCAGGGACGAATTATGGGCTCCTACCAGTCAATAG
- the setbp1 gene encoding SET-binding protein isoform X2, translating into MFDHAQQGGNTTTPREEYAAEKTYERQFRMPEQREGGLLQLLGDPTPPKHQLRSSLLPAHTPSHTQQTQHTLTQKFQHTHAHQHQISPDWITSTAPSASPAHPADSEPARDLAGASRSSLLDPTQPFSRTATQSPSPQRSLTPDLQLPVVTDASILNLTSLSRGRGLQEVSEQLFGNIKRKYGRKDSQRMLCNPHSADTLWGRQPEKGSESPTNSEERQKYRQEETSERFHEEREERRKEERERTVAGRKGDEEDRGMPMLAEEGKGRKRRRRPSFDESFSVEEQSQQRTLDSDTTEKHQPGPPEPKVAHKRDIIETHKNDSRLTSQADIGGERTEKADRAEKGDKREKGERVDRAERGETATNGPEHESDLSANRIKKNPVGRAKIGADTLKLRESTNHNHINKANLNMNPRLPSPNPSPSPRGSISPTPSPKPRPNISPSPSPRSRTDLSPSPSHSSSPASSRPTKANDRWSYLKAKSHASLTSPQRDNLGSPSTLAEPPSAFPITPSSPLYTNTDSLTVHTPIKRKRGRPKKQPLLTVETIHEGTSTSPLSPLAQESTAGLNRRRKTHTLSPLAQMASPTTNTSSSSLKLKRGRGHSRPVNKMKLGKMQSILNEILSGSSQNGTLALKSSSAPVTTAMSAMASTIEARLGKQINVSKRGTIYIGKKRGRKPRAETQGSNLPKTTKDKPPISVSTSSLYESPAVPSATSSPSSTVPSIRATHSDATMPSLQPISALPSKPAGRGFLSGGWKLSPPRLLANSPSHLSEGASVKEVTLSPISESHSEETIPSDSGIGTDNNSTSDQTEKGHASRRRYSFDLCGFEAAEAAALEASNRGSRARCERQVTAVDNFLSQQEKKQKHHRRKRKCLQSRDHLHFLSELEEVVVKLQQLRVSHRRYTCYPQHPYPSIFRLNFHHYYPITYDSYPCDSSSYLRRSVDLKAKRRRGRPAKTSEPITSKLPFVQGYGYPLAGGNYYAAPYAMPYAPPLSLGYFPPAPPFYLPHHSLGPAPPSPFMRPAVPPPKAFHSSGLSKLQPGAKLRSASGPLQGPSVRGEGLGSLGSGSAGGLAGVRLHKRKHKHKHKHKDEPLLSSRDRQELGGLFSGAKTNARLNMLSERRDFASQGSSKHLEKQRGNGRGSGLGSSLGIFESDQLSTHSLADSQFHSRQTGQPIKSFMSSYSSQSQRSESASDLFLGSREDDCGGRNRRTRLTVFGDQGLMSFQTARQEPGQMNKCPSPSLTGVPSKRRYKRREVEQIQKDVRRMHSLNFEHVQKILRAKRLQRQAKTGNNVIKRRPGRPRKQPLEESEPTTRREEEWVDGRALDMLASRRGDGRTLGMPVLERCDNLPGRQSLRPSLTPEPLEFSNHDSISATIETVVHQARSVLPQAKAGKRRGRGHSRDELWAPTSQ; encoded by the exons ATGTTTGATCATGCGCAGCAGGGAGGGAACACAACAACACCAAGGGAAGAATATGCAGCAGAAAAA ACATACGAGCGCCAGTTCAGAATGccagagcagagagagggaggcctGCTACAACTACTGGGAGATCCCACTCCACCCAAACACCAGCTTCGCAGCTCCCTTCTTCCtgcacacacaccctcacacaccCAGCAAACACAGCACACACTCACGCAAAAATTCCAGCATACTCACGCACACCAACACCAAATCAGTCCAGACTGGATCACATCTACAGCACCTTCTGCATCCCCAGCCCATCCTGCAGATTCTGAGCCAGCCAGAGATTTGGCAGGAGCCAGTAGAAGCTCTTTGCTAGATCCAACCCAACCTTTCTCACGAACAGCAACACAAAGCCCCTCACCACAGAGATCCTTGACTCCAGACCTGCAGCTGCCAGTGGTTACAGATGCCAGTATTCTCAACCTGACCTCTCTCAGCAG GGGGAGGGGTTTGCAAGAGGTCAGTGAACAGCTCTTTGGGAACATCAAGAGGAAGTACGGCAGGAAGGATTCCCAGAGGATGCTCTGTAATCCCCACAGTGCTGATACACTTTGGGGAAGACAGCCAGAGAAAGGCTCAGAAAGCCCAACTAATtcagaggagagacagaagtACAGACAAGAGGAGACCTCTGAGCGGTTCCatgaagaaagagaggaaaggagaaaaGAGGAACGAGAGCGAACGGTTGCTGGGAGGAAAGGAGATGAAGAAGACAGAGGGATGCCCATGCTGGCAGAGGAagggaaaggaagaaaaaggcGAAGGAGGCCTTCTTTTGACGAGTCATTTTCTGTAGAGGAGCAATCACAGCAACGGACTCTGGACTCTGATACTACAGAGAAGCACCAGCCCGGGCCCCCAGAACCCAAAGTAGCACATAAGAGGGACATAATAGAGACTCACAAAAATGATTCTCGACTAACAAGTCAGGCTGACATCGGtggagagaggacagaaaaagcagacagagcagaaaaaggtgataaaagagaaaaaggagagagGGTAGACAGGGCAGAACGAGGAGAAACAGCTACAAATGGGCCTGAACATGAGTCCGATCTGAGtgcaaatagaataaaaaagaacCCTGTGGGTCGTGCTAAGATCGGGGCAGACACCCTTAAACTCAGAGAGTCAACAAATCACAATCACATCAACAAAGCCAATCTTAACATGAACCCCAGACTCCCCAGTCCAAACCCCAGCCCAAGCCCCAGGGGTAGCATTAGTCCTACCCCCAGCCCTAAACCCAGGCCAAACATTAGCCCCAGTCCAAGCCCTAGATCCAGGACGGACCTGAGTCCTAGCCCTAGCCACAGCAGCTCCCCAGCCAGTTCTAGACCAACTAAGGCCAATGACAGATGGTCCTACCTGAAAGCTAAAAGCCATGCTAGCCTCACATCTCCCCAGAGAGACAACTTAGGAAGCCCCTCAACATTGGCTGAGCCACCCTCCGCTTTCCCCATCACCCCCTCTAGTCCGCTCTATACCAACACTGACAGCCTAACTGTCCACACCCCCATCAAGAGGAAACGAGGACGCCCCAAGAAGCAGCCACTGCTAACAGTGGAGACCATTCATGAGGGCACATCCACCTCACCTCTCAGCCCACTGGCACAGGAAAGCACTGCAGGGCTGAACCGTAGGAGAAAGACGCACACACTAAGCCCATTAGCGCAAATGGCCTCCCCAACAACCAACACCAGTTCCAGTAGTCTGAAACTAAAGCGTGGCAGAGGACATTCCAGGCCAGTCAATAAGATGAAGCTTGGGAAAATGCAAAGCATCCTTAATGAGATCCTTTCAGGATCCAGCCAGAATGGCACTCTGGCTCTGAAGTCATCCTCTGCCCCTGTTACCACTGCTATGAGTGCCATGGCGTCCACTATTGAGGCACGGTTGGgaaaacagataaatgtcaGCAAGAGAGGAACCATCTACATTGGGAAGAAGAGAGGGCGGAAACCCAGAGCAGAAACCCAAGGTTCTAACCTTCCTAAAACCACTAAAGACAAGCCACCAATATCTGTCTCCACATCCAGTCTCTATGAAAGCCCTGCAGTGCCTTCTGCCACATCATCTCCCAGTTCTACTGTTCCATCAATAAGAGCCACCCACTCTGATGCCACTATGCCCAGTTTGCAGCCCATCTCAGCCCTGCCCTCCAAACCAGCAGGTAGAGGCTTtctctctggaggatggaaacTGTCTCCTCCACGCCTTTTGGCTAATTCACCTTCCCACCTGTCAGAGGGTGCCTCAGTGAAGGAGGTGACCCTGTCCCCGATCAGCGAGTCTCACAGTGAGGAGACTATTCCCAGTGACAGTGGGATTGGCACAGACAACAACAGCACCTCAGATCAAACTGAGAAGGGGCATGCCTCTAGACGCAG GTACTCCTTTGATCTGTGTGGGTTTGAGGCTGCGGAGGCAGCAGCTCTGGAAGCATCCAACAGGGGCAGCCGAGCACGCTGTGAACGGCAAGTAACTGCCGTTGATAACTTtctgtcacagcaggaaaagaagcaaaaacatcatCGGCGGAAGAGAAAGTGCCTACAGAGCCGGGATCATCTACACTTTCTCTCTGAACTGGAGGAG GTCGTGGTAAAGCTCCAGCAGCTACGAGTGTCTCACAGACGATACACCTGCTACCCCCAGCATCCATATCCTTCCATTTTCCGCCTCAACTTCCATCATTACTACCCCATTACCTACGACTCCTACCCCTGTGACTCCAGCTCGTACCTCCGTAGGAGTGTCGATCTGAAGGCGAAGAGGAGACGCGGTCGTCCAGCCAAAACCAGCGAGCCAATCACATCGAAGCTGCCTTTTGTTCAAGGATATGGTTATCCGCTGGCAGGGGGAAATTACTATGCAGCACCGTATGCGATGCCTTACGCACCTCCTCTGAGTCTGGGCTACTTTCCCCCTGCTCCACCATTTTACCTGCCCCATCACTCATTAGGACCTGCACCTCCATCTCCCTTCATGAGGCCTGCTGTCCCCCCTCCCAAGGCCTTCCACTCCAGTGGACTGTCAAAACTCCAGCCGGGTGCCAAGCTTCGCAGCGCTAGTGGTCCCCTCCAGGGGCCCTCTGTTAGAGGAGAGGGCCTTGGATCTCTGGGCAGTGGCAGTGCAGGTGGTCTTGCAGGGGTTCGTCTCCATAAGAGGAAGCACAAGCATAAACATAAGCACAAGGATGAACCACTCCTTTCATCACGAGATCGGCAGGAGTTGGGCGGACTTTTCAGTGGAGCTAAGACCAATGCACGCCTTAACATGCTGAGTGAGAGGAGGGACTTTGCCAGTCAGGGTTCTTCAAAGCATCTAGAGAAGCAGAGGGGCAATGGTAGAGGCTCAGGCCTGGGATCCAGTTTAGGGATTTTTGAGTCAGACCAGCTGTCAACACACTCTCTTGCTGACAGTCAGTTCCACTCCCGTCAGACTGGACAGCCAATAAAGAGCTTCATGAGCAGCTACAGTAGCCAGTCGCAGCGGTCGGAGTCAGCTTCTGACCTGTTTTTGGGGTCACGGGAGGACGACTGTGGTGGAAGGAACAGGAGGACGAGGCTCACTGTGTTTGGAGATCAGGGCTTAATGTCATTCCAAACTGCCAGGCAGGAGCCAGGACAGATGAACAAGTGTCCCAGTCCATCCCTCACTG GTGTTCCCAGTAAGCGGAGGTATAAACGTCGTGaggtggaacagatccagaagGACGTTAGGAGGATGCATTCTTTGAACTTTGAGCATGTGCAGAAGATCCTCCGTGCCAAACGCCTGCAGCGACAAGCCAAAACGGGAAACAATGTCATCAAAAGACGGCCTGGACGGCCCCGAAAACAACCCTTAGAGGAGTCAGAGCCGACCACCAGGAGGGAGGAAGAATGGGTTGATGGTCGAGCTTTGGACATGTTGGCCAGTAGGAGAGGTGATGGAAGGACTCTGGGAATGCCTGTCCTGGAGCGGTGTGATAACCTGCCAGGTAGGCAGAGCCTCAGGCCCAGCTTGACCCCCGAACCTCTGGAGTTCTCCAATCACGATTCCATCTCAGCAACTATTGAGACTGTGGTGCATCAAGCGCGATCTGTGCTTCCGCAGGCTAAGGCGGGGAAACGCAGAGGCAGGGGCCACAGCAGGGACGAATTATGGGCTCCTACCAGTCAATAG